One stretch of Saccharopolyspora erythraea DNA includes these proteins:
- a CDS encoding acyl-CoA synthetase, translating into MRDEGLGSWPARRARMTPGRVALVHGERRDTYAELARRTAALARGLRERGVRRGDRIGYLGPNHPAYLETLFASASLGAVFVPVNTRLAAPELTYVLADAGVSVLVHTAATGHLVDAAASPVLRERLVVDEDSYEDVAGGVGEPVAEPVGLDDPCLIMYTSGSTGRPKGVVLSHGNLTWNCVNVLVESDLSGSEVALVAAPLFHTAALGMTCLPTLLKGGTAVLMESFDPAAALELVARHRVTLLFGVPAMYDAIAAHPSWESADLSSVRAMLCGGSPVPDATIRRYLDRGLVFVQGYGMTETSPGVLILDPDAVRTKAGTAGVPSFFTDVSVVDPSGNPVAAGERGEIVVRGPNVMLGYWNQPDATDEALSGGWMHSGDVATVDEDGYITIVDRIKDLIISGGENVYPAEVESALHEHPAVELCAVVGVPDPKWGEVPRAVVVLRPGVSATADELRDHLRRHLAAYKVPKQVDFWDDLPRTGAGKVRKSDVRRRLA; encoded by the coding sequence ATGCGTGACGAGGGACTGGGCTCCTGGCCGGCGCGGCGGGCGCGGATGACCCCGGGCCGGGTGGCACTGGTGCACGGCGAACGCCGCGACACCTACGCCGAGCTGGCCCGCCGCACCGCCGCGCTCGCGCGGGGGCTCCGCGAGCGCGGGGTGCGACGCGGCGACCGGATCGGCTACCTGGGCCCGAACCACCCGGCCTACCTGGAGACGCTGTTCGCCTCGGCCTCGCTCGGGGCGGTGTTCGTGCCGGTCAACACCCGGCTGGCGGCGCCGGAGCTGACCTACGTCCTGGCCGACGCAGGGGTGTCGGTCCTCGTCCACACCGCCGCGACGGGGCACCTGGTCGACGCCGCGGCGTCGCCGGTGCTCCGCGAGCGCCTCGTGGTCGACGAGGACAGCTACGAGGACGTGGCAGGCGGGGTGGGCGAGCCGGTCGCCGAGCCCGTCGGCCTCGACGACCCCTGCCTGATCATGTACACGTCGGGGAGCACCGGGCGGCCGAAGGGCGTGGTGCTCAGCCACGGCAACCTGACGTGGAACTGCGTCAACGTCCTGGTGGAGTCGGATCTCTCCGGCTCGGAGGTCGCCCTCGTGGCGGCCCCGCTGTTCCACACCGCCGCCCTCGGCATGACCTGCCTGCCGACACTGCTCAAGGGCGGCACCGCGGTGCTCATGGAGTCCTTCGACCCGGCCGCGGCGCTCGAGCTGGTCGCCCGGCATCGCGTCACCCTGCTGTTCGGGGTTCCGGCGATGTACGACGCGATCGCCGCGCATCCGAGCTGGGAGAGCGCGGATCTGTCCAGCGTGCGCGCGATGCTCTGCGGCGGGTCTCCGGTACCGGATGCGACGATCCGCCGCTACCTGGACCGCGGCCTGGTGTTCGTCCAGGGCTACGGGATGACCGAGACCTCGCCGGGTGTGCTCATCCTCGACCCCGACGCGGTGCGGACGAAGGCGGGCACCGCCGGTGTCCCGTCCTTCTTCACCGACGTGTCGGTGGTCGATCCGTCCGGGAACCCCGTGGCCGCGGGGGAGCGCGGCGAGATCGTGGTGCGGGGCCCGAACGTCATGCTCGGCTACTGGAACCAGCCCGACGCCACCGACGAGGCGCTCTCGGGCGGGTGGATGCACTCCGGGGACGTCGCCACCGTGGACGAGGACGGGTACATCACCATCGTCGACCGGATCAAGGACCTGATCATCTCGGGTGGGGAGAACGTCTACCCGGCCGAGGTGGAGTCCGCTCTGCACGAGCACCCGGCTGTGGAGTTGTGCGCGGTCGTCGGGGTACCCGACCCGAAATGGGGGGAGGTCCCGCGTGCGGTCGTGGTGCTGCGCCCGGGGGTAAGCGCCACTGCCGATGAGCTCCGCGACCACCTGCGCCGCCACCTCGCCGCCTACAAGGTGCCCAAGCAGGTCGACTTCTGGGACGACCTGCCGCGCACCGGGGCCGGGAAGGTCCGGAAGTCGGACGTGCGCAGGAGGTTGGCGTGA
- a CDS encoding MarR family winged helix-turn-helix transcriptional regulator, whose protein sequence is MSRDGLTEPLTLYLVKRLEQVIRARMDEALRPHGLTTLQFTALTALRRRDGLSSAQLARRSFVTPQTMNEMVRWLEKHGHIERRRDPDNRRVLLITLTESGRSLLRRCDPLVGAIEAEMLGAIPEVQHPLLRQSLELGYTALSAVDREEPTST, encoded by the coding sequence GTGTCGCGCGATGGCCTGACGGAGCCGCTCACCCTCTACTTGGTCAAGCGCCTGGAGCAGGTGATCCGGGCGCGGATGGACGAGGCGTTGCGCCCGCACGGCCTGACGACGCTGCAGTTCACCGCCCTCACCGCGCTGCGCCGCCGGGACGGGCTCTCCTCGGCCCAGCTCGCCCGGCGCTCGTTCGTGACTCCCCAGACGATGAACGAGATGGTGCGCTGGCTGGAGAAGCACGGGCACATCGAACGCCGGCGCGACCCCGACAACCGGCGCGTCCTGCTGATCACGCTCACCGAGTCCGGGCGGTCGTTGCTGCGGCGGTGCGATCCGCTGGTCGGGGCGATCGAGGCGGAGATGCTGGGGGCGATACCCGAGGTCCAGCATCCGCTGTTGCGGCAGAGCCTCGAACTCGGCTACACCGCCCTGAGCGCGGTGGACCGGGAGGAACCAACCAGTACCTGA
- a CDS encoding p-hydroxycinnamoyl CoA hydratase/lyase, which produces MSTPTTDSGTTATPWGNAVLVDFDDGIAWVTLNRPEKRNAMNPAMNDEMVRTLDALEADPRCRVMVLTGAGESFSAGMDLKEYFREVDQNADPSVQVRVRRASAEWQWKRLAHWSKPTVAMVNGWCFGGAFTPLVACDLAISDEEARYGLSEINWGIPPGGVVSRALAAVVSQRDALYFIMTGDTFDGRRAERMRLVNEAVPAERLRERTRELALKLASTNPVVLRAAKVGYKLAQEMPWEQAEDYLYAKLEQSQFLDAERGREKGMAQFLDDKSYRPGLSAYSTD; this is translated from the coding sequence ATGTCCACACCGACCACCGACTCCGGGACCACCGCCACACCGTGGGGCAACGCGGTGCTCGTCGACTTCGACGACGGCATCGCCTGGGTCACGCTGAACCGGCCCGAGAAGCGCAACGCCATGAACCCGGCCATGAACGACGAGATGGTGCGCACCCTCGACGCACTCGAGGCCGACCCCCGCTGCCGGGTCATGGTGCTGACCGGCGCGGGCGAGTCCTTCTCCGCGGGCATGGACCTCAAGGAGTACTTCCGCGAGGTCGACCAGAACGCCGACCCGTCGGTCCAGGTCCGCGTCCGCCGGGCCAGCGCCGAGTGGCAGTGGAAGCGGCTGGCGCACTGGTCCAAGCCGACGGTCGCGATGGTCAACGGCTGGTGCTTCGGCGGTGCCTTCACCCCGCTCGTGGCCTGCGACCTGGCGATCTCCGACGAGGAAGCGCGCTACGGGCTGTCGGAGATCAACTGGGGGATTCCGCCGGGCGGTGTCGTCAGCCGCGCGCTCGCCGCGGTCGTCAGCCAGCGCGACGCGCTGTACTTCATCATGACCGGCGATACCTTCGACGGGCGCCGGGCCGAGCGGATGCGGCTGGTCAACGAGGCGGTGCCGGCCGAGCGGCTGCGCGAGCGCACCCGCGAGCTGGCGCTCAAACTCGCCTCGACGAACCCGGTCGTGCTCCGTGCGGCGAAGGTCGGCTACAAGCTCGCCCAGGAGATGCCCTGGGAGCAGGCCGAGGACTACCTCTACGCCAAGCTGGAGCAGTCGCAGTTCCTCGACGCCGAGCGCGGCCGGGAGAAGGGCATGGCGCAGTTCCTGGACGACAAGTCCTACCGGCCGGGGCTCTCGGCCTACTCGACCGACTGA
- a CDS encoding S9 family peptidase, whose protein sequence is MTEVPSRGTLPKLIDVEEFFADPVFSGASISPDGTRIAYLAPKYGRTNVWVRGIDEEHEDAVCVTHDARRGIRTYYWTDDPRWLLYLQDTDGNEDWHLHRVDLDAPGEPALDLTPLAPGSRVFAAEPMKSVPGSVLVWMNRRPMFIDLFRIDVATGETTPHVEQPELGDNMLVGRDGEVAFHSVLADDGTYEFHAVDPGTGEKRFLRRMGGPEYPLGVPLQVVTPDGKGLLVGAYQDSDDLRLVRIDRETGEETVVAAVEGSSLCTIGLADPRLPPTLFISRRTGEVIAARFVGDRPGIEVLDPHFAEVYAELEKLSDGVLHTVSSDESERRWVASFIRDREPKATWFYDHGTGESRLLSSPHLDPAGLAPMKAVRFPARDGLPLHAFLTLPVGVEPEGLPLVLLVHGGPWHHDSWAYNPTVQFLANRGYAVLQVNFRGSSGYGKRHITSAIGEFAGKMHDDLIDAADWAVAQGYADPARIGISGGSYGGYAALVGVTVTPDRFAAAVDYVGISDLANFMRTLPPFTRPAMANSWYRYVGDPEDPAQEADMLARSPITMVDRIRTPLLVAQGANDVRVVQEESDNIVEPLRARGVPVEYLVADDEGHGFENPENQIRLHRAIEQHLAEHLGGRRDTAPQA, encoded by the coding sequence ATGACCGAGGTACCGAGCCGAGGCACCCTCCCGAAGTTGATCGACGTCGAGGAGTTCTTCGCTGATCCGGTGTTCTCCGGTGCGTCGATCTCGCCGGACGGGACGAGGATCGCCTACCTGGCGCCGAAGTACGGCCGGACGAACGTGTGGGTCCGGGGGATCGACGAGGAGCACGAGGACGCGGTGTGCGTCACGCACGACGCACGGCGCGGCATCAGGACCTACTACTGGACCGACGACCCCCGCTGGCTGCTGTACCTGCAGGACACCGACGGCAACGAGGACTGGCACCTGCACCGGGTCGACCTCGACGCACCTGGCGAGCCCGCGCTCGACCTGACACCGCTGGCGCCGGGATCGCGCGTGTTCGCCGCGGAGCCGATGAAGTCGGTTCCCGGGAGCGTGCTCGTCTGGATGAACCGCAGGCCGATGTTCATCGACCTGTTCCGGATCGACGTCGCCACCGGCGAGACGACACCGCATGTGGAGCAGCCCGAGCTGGGCGACAACATGCTGGTCGGCCGCGACGGCGAGGTGGCGTTCCATTCGGTGCTGGCCGATGACGGCACCTACGAGTTCCACGCGGTCGACCCCGGGACCGGGGAGAAGCGCTTCCTGCGCCGGATGGGCGGCCCGGAGTACCCGTTGGGGGTGCCTCTGCAGGTGGTGACGCCCGACGGGAAGGGCCTGCTGGTCGGCGCCTACCAGGACTCCGACGACCTGCGGCTCGTCCGCATCGACCGGGAGACCGGCGAGGAGACCGTGGTCGCGGCTGTGGAGGGGAGCAGTCTGTGCACCATTGGTCTGGCGGACCCCCGGCTTCCTCCGACCCTGTTCATCAGCCGGCGGACCGGGGAGGTCATCGCGGCCCGCTTCGTCGGCGACCGGCCCGGGATCGAGGTGCTGGACCCGCACTTCGCCGAGGTCTACGCCGAACTGGAGAAGCTTTCCGACGGTGTGCTGCACACGGTGTCGTCCGACGAGTCGGAGCGTCGCTGGGTCGCGTCCTTCATCCGCGACCGCGAACCGAAAGCGACCTGGTTCTACGATCACGGCACCGGTGAGAGCCGGCTGCTGTCCAGCCCGCACCTGGACCCGGCCGGCCTGGCCCCCATGAAGGCGGTCCGCTTCCCGGCCCGCGACGGGCTGCCGCTGCACGCGTTCCTGACGCTGCCGGTCGGCGTCGAGCCGGAAGGGCTGCCGTTGGTGCTGCTGGTGCACGGCGGGCCGTGGCACCATGACTCGTGGGCCTACAACCCGACGGTGCAGTTCCTCGCCAACCGCGGCTACGCGGTGCTGCAGGTGAACTTCCGCGGCTCCTCGGGCTACGGGAAGCGGCACATAACGAGTGCGATCGGCGAGTTCGCCGGGAAGATGCACGACGACCTCATCGACGCCGCGGACTGGGCGGTGGCGCAGGGATACGCCGACCCCGCCCGCATAGGTATCAGCGGCGGCTCCTACGGCGGCTACGCGGCGCTCGTCGGCGTCACGGTCACCCCGGACCGCTTCGCCGCCGCGGTGGACTACGTGGGCATCTCGGACCTGGCGAACTTCATGCGCACCCTGCCGCCGTTCACCAGGCCCGCCATGGCCAACAGCTGGTACCGCTACGTCGGCGACCCCGAGGACCCGGCCCAGGAAGCCGACATGCTGGCCCGCTCGCCCATCACCATGGTCGACCGGATCCGCACCCCGCTGCTGGTCGCCCAGGGCGCCAACGACGTCCGCGTGGTCCAGGAGGAGTCCGACAACATCGTCGAACCCCTGCGCGCGCGTGGCGTGCCCGTCGAGTACCTCGTCGCCGACGACGAGGGCCACGGCTTCGAGAACCCTGAGAACCAGATCAGGCTGCATCGCGCGATCGAGCAGCACCTCGCCGAGCATCTCGGTGGCCGCCGAGACACCGCGCCCCAGGCGTAG
- a CDS encoding PH domain-containing protein has product MGLFDGMMGNASRIEPQAAAQEFGRLLSPREEVHAAYQLIRDSFLFTDRRLILVDKQGMTGRKVEYHSIPYRSITHFSVETAGTFDLDAELKIWLSGQAEPITKQFGKGVDVYEVQALMSAYVAR; this is encoded by the coding sequence ATGGGACTTTTCGACGGAATGATGGGCAACGCTTCCCGCATCGAACCTCAAGCGGCAGCGCAGGAGTTCGGGCGCCTGCTGTCGCCGAGGGAGGAGGTCCACGCCGCCTACCAGTTGATCCGCGACTCGTTCCTCTTCACCGACCGGCGCCTGATCCTCGTCGACAAGCAGGGCATGACCGGCCGCAAGGTCGAGTACCACTCGATCCCCTACCGCAGCATCACGCACTTCTCCGTGGAGACCGCCGGAACCTTCGACCTCGACGCCGAGCTGAAGATCTGGCTCTCCGGCCAAGCCGAGCCGATCACGAAGCAGTTCGGCAAGGGCGTCGACGTCTACGAGGTCCAAGCCCTCATGAGCGCCTACGTAGCGCGCTGA
- a CDS encoding MerR family transcriptional regulator → MAELAGTTLKTVRHYHKIGLLEEPERAANGYKQYRIRHLIRLLRVRRLVDLGVPLSDIAAMEESDENAEQVLRTLDAELAASIERQQRMREELALIIRCRALADLPPGFDRIDAGTPDADRSLLLLFSRVFGPSTMAALQEVNSVPRTPVAAEFDALPADAGEETRQQLAERTVPEILEQYRDHPSLEDPAAETTRGEALTMSVIGQGLAELYNPAQLDVLQRVNALLEENRRAAPGDPA, encoded by the coding sequence TTGGCTGAACTTGCAGGCACGACGCTGAAAACCGTCCGCCACTACCACAAGATCGGACTGCTGGAGGAACCGGAGAGAGCGGCGAACGGGTACAAGCAGTACCGGATCAGGCATCTGATCCGGCTGCTGCGGGTCCGCCGGCTCGTCGACCTGGGCGTGCCGCTGTCCGACATCGCCGCGATGGAGGAGTCGGACGAGAACGCCGAACAGGTGCTCCGCACTCTCGATGCCGAGCTGGCGGCGAGCATCGAACGTCAGCAGCGGATGCGAGAGGAACTGGCCTTGATCATCAGGTGCCGGGCCTTGGCCGACCTGCCGCCGGGTTTCGACCGGATCGATGCCGGGACCCCGGATGCCGACCGGTCGCTCCTCCTGCTCTTCTCCCGGGTCTTCGGGCCCTCGACGATGGCGGCTCTGCAGGAGGTGAACTCGGTTCCCCGCACACCGGTCGCGGCGGAGTTCGACGCTCTGCCCGCGGATGCGGGCGAGGAAACCCGGCAACAGCTGGCCGAACGCACCGTCCCCGAGATCCTCGAGCAGTACCGGGACCACCCGTCGCTGGAGGACCCGGCGGCAGAAACCACACGGGGAGAGGCGCTCACCATGTCGGTCATCGGCCAGGGGTTGGCCGAGTTGTACAACCCCGCCCAGCTCGATGTCCTGCAGCGCGTCAACGCCCTCCTCGAGGAGAACCGCAGGGCGGCGCCGGGTGATCCGGCGTAG
- a CDS encoding WD40 repeat domain-containing protein has protein sequence MGIRVYPAENRLAVTIFGDPTIRIVDLTTGRVTETVTAADHVGVQFDRSGRAFALLRQGSVVELWRRDPPRRDIGPLYSLTDIRGTPWYAGFMPDGRYLIAANNAVRIYEIGTPTPVDSYEFGRPDGSGEATPYSFISASRDGSTVLYADEDGVGGPLALDPAVWQRGLCEAIGNRSFTDAERASLPVPAPTRPVCPAN, from the coding sequence ATGGGCATCCGCGTCTACCCAGCCGAGAACCGGCTCGCGGTGACCATCTTCGGTGACCCGACCATCCGCATCGTCGACCTGACCACCGGACGCGTCACCGAAACCGTGACCGCCGCGGATCACGTCGGCGTCCAGTTCGACCGCAGTGGCCGCGCTTTCGCCCTGCTCCGCCAAGGGAGCGTCGTCGAGCTGTGGCGACGCGACCCGCCCCGCAGAGACATCGGCCCGCTCTACAGCCTCACCGACATCCGCGGAACCCCGTGGTACGCGGGGTTCATGCCGGACGGCCGCTACCTGATCGCGGCCAACAACGCCGTCCGCATATACGAGATCGGGACTCCGACGCCCGTCGACTCCTACGAGTTCGGCCGCCCCGACGGCAGCGGGGAGGCCACCCCGTACTCGTTCATCAGCGCCTCCAGGGACGGCAGCACCGTCCTCTACGCCGACGAGGACGGCGTCGGCGGCCCCCTGGCGCTGGACCCCGCGGTGTGGCAACGCGGCCTCTGCGAAGCCATCGGCAACCGCAGCTTCACCGACGCCGAACGCGCGAGTCTGCCCGTTCCCGCCCCGACCCGTCCGGTCTGCCCAGCGAACTGA
- a CDS encoding winged helix-turn-helix transcriptional regulator produces MTKRSYTCGLDAAIAVMGGKWKGLILFSLGEGPVRFGELRRAVPGISERMLILQLREMESSGLVHREIYHQVPPKVEYSLTEFGHSLNTALAPLGEWGEEHMERIEALP; encoded by the coding sequence ATGACCAAGCGGTCCTATACCTGCGGACTCGACGCCGCCATCGCCGTCATGGGCGGCAAGTGGAAGGGCCTGATCCTGTTCTCGCTCGGCGAAGGCCCGGTGCGCTTCGGGGAACTGCGGCGGGCGGTGCCCGGCATCAGCGAGCGGATGCTGATCCTGCAGCTCCGGGAGATGGAGTCCAGCGGCCTGGTGCACCGCGAGATCTACCACCAGGTTCCGCCCAAGGTGGAGTACTCGCTCACCGAGTTCGGCCACTCCCTCAACACCGCACTCGCACCCCTCGGCGAATGGGGCGAGGAACACATGGAGCGCATCGAGGCCCTTCCCTGA
- a CDS encoding NUDIX hydrolase: protein MAAYAVCIEDGRVLLARCASPTGESNWTLPGGGVEHGEDPFDAVIREVAEETGCEAAVERLLGVDSRMIPVAERRVPGPLPHQNVGVFYRVRITGGELRPEPNGETAEPVWTPIPDVAHLRRSSLVDVGLTLGRTVPATGHVAPVPVGGLIQH, encoded by the coding sequence TTGGCTGCATACGCTGTGTGCATCGAAGACGGGCGGGTGCTGCTCGCCCGCTGCGCATCACCGACCGGCGAGAGCAACTGGACCCTTCCGGGCGGCGGGGTCGAGCACGGGGAGGACCCCTTCGACGCGGTGATCCGGGAGGTCGCCGAGGAGACCGGCTGCGAAGCGGCGGTCGAGCGCCTGCTGGGCGTGGACTCGAGGATGATCCCCGTGGCCGAGCGCCGCGTGCCCGGCCCGCTTCCGCACCAGAACGTCGGTGTCTTCTACCGGGTCCGGATCACCGGCGGCGAGCTACGGCCCGAGCCGAACGGCGAGACCGCCGAGCCGGTGTGGACGCCGATCCCCGACGTCGCTCACCTCCGCCGGTCATCACTGGTCGACGTCGGTCTCACCCTGGGACGGACCGTCCCGGCAACCGGCCATGTCGCTCCCGTTCCGGTCGGTGGCCTGATTCAGCATTGA